A genomic segment from Glycine soja cultivar W05 chromosome 18, ASM419377v2, whole genome shotgun sequence encodes:
- the LOC114394666 gene encoding putative U-box domain-containing protein 50 isoform X1: MEFPSLLYCHSSCELQHFQEICSHTPYFPYICVSIFFFITFKFNWVSSLWFWDFVAVGKLPAKGASEKILERIRKHEQRIIQKLLSKYIALCDNVPAETLEVEKFDEPMEKRTIDLIHGLGITKLIMGFSFMKPSLKSEVDVNGLFYVNQHKPPFCELFVIFGGKQVTPRVKNDEIIMEDDNGFKIASMRDKINCIDWLERMFFDKTIDTQHRSSCAPSSSSTNFEPYLNQNEWKFSFQEIENYAQELMSLNLEEGSSGQDNHVSHFNPIEPYVKERNSSNNMSAAENIDILKDKVNEAYRTIQLKRKEDEANWERHEKAEWAIYLCNRREEELEYLIKEEVTRKEELRKDLDAEKEQFHKIKMDIEDSKKKLSLVAEQQSELLNRLHIYTLAVPQAETKLGKALAEKTEMLMEMDGLRKQRNAMNRSIEFFQRKRCHKNECRLIEKGCGLREYTKEEITLATQNFSEQMRLKSDGNWTNVYRGQINHSTVAIKMLNHVPDLSQLDFQAKVRNLGKIRQPHLVAMLGFCSEPKCLVLEYMNNGSLEEMLFCKSKNRVLSWRDCIRIAIEVCSGLGFLNAAQPKPIVHCHPSPSKILLDCNLVAKITGFGLHGCSEECNDNSSDMKAIGVLLQNLLNGRRNLVTMDTEACFDEIGEQWPFDVARDVMGLAMRCMSMNCEPNGEMSITRVVEELNEIRKKGDDMVAREGWRNINGGNVHGQDSTHVPSVFICPILQRIMKNPHIAADGFSYELEAIEEWLQSGHDISPKNLKLKHKLLTPNHTLRSLIEDWQGKRSAKVAN, from the exons ATGGAATTCCCATCCTTGCTCTATTGTCATTCTTCATGTGAATTACAACACTTCCAAGAAATATGTTCCCACACTCCGTATTTTCCTTACATTTGTgtctcaattttctttttcattacaTTTAAGTTCAATTGGGTTTCATCACTTTGGTTTTGGGATTTTGTTGCAGTCGGAAAACTCCCTGCAAAAGGCGCGTCTGAAAAGATACTGGAACGTATCCGGAAACATGAGCAAAGGATAATCCAGAAGCTCCTTTCCAAGTATATAGCTTTATGTGACAAT GTGCCAGCTGAAACACTTGAAGTTGAGAAATTTGATGAGCCAATGGAAAAGCGCACTATAGACTTGATCCATGGTCTAGGAATAACGAAATTGATCATGGGATTTTCATTCATGAAGCCTTCCTT GAAATCGGAAGTTGACGTTAACGGATTGTTCTACGTTAATCAGCACAAGCCACCCTTTTGTGAGTTGTTCGTTATCTTTGGAGGGAAACAAGTTACACCTCGAGTGAAGAATGACGAGATAATCATGGAGGATGATAATGGGTTCAAGATTGCCAGCATGAGAGATAAGATAAATTGTATAGATTGGCTAGAGAGAATGTTCTTTGATAAAACCATTGACACCCAACATAGAAGTTCTTGCGcaccatcatcatcttcaacaaaTTTCGAGCCGTATCTTAACCAAAACGAATGGAAATTTAGtttccaagaaattgaaaattatgCGCAGGAGTTAATGTCTTTAAATTTGGAGGAAGGAAGTTCTGGCCAAGACAACCATGTTTCCCACTTTAACCCAATTGAGCCATATGTCAAAGAACGTAACAGTTCGAATAACATG AGTGCCGCAGAAAATATTGACATACTCAAAGATAAAGTGAATGAAGCTTACAGAACCatccaattaaaaaggaaagaagacgAGGCCAATTGGGAGAGACATGAAAAAGCTGAATGGGCTATTTATTTGTGTAACCGTCGG GAAGAAGAACTTGAATATCTAATAAAGGAAGAAGTGACAAGAAAGGAAGAACTGAGGAAGGATCTGGATGCAGAAAAAGAACaatttcacaaaattaaaatggatattGAGGATAGCAAGAAAAAGCTTAGTTTAGTGGCAGAGCAACAATCAGAGCTCCTAAACAGGCTTCATATTTACACATTGGCAGTGCCACAAGCTGAAACCAAACTAGGGAAGGCATTGGCTGAAAAGACAGAGATGCTTATGGAGATGGATGGTCTAAGGAAACAAAGGAATGCAATGAATAGAAGCATTGAATTTTTTCAGAGAAAAAGATGCCACAAGAATGAGTGTAGGCTGATAGAAAAGGGTTGTGGTTTGAGGGAGTACACAAAGGAGGAGATCACCTTAGCCACCCAAAACTTTTCAGAGCAAATGAGGTTGAAATCGGATGGGAATTGGACCAATGTGTACAGAGGACAAATTAATCATTCCACTGTTGCAATCAAGATGCTCAATCATGTTCCTGACTTGTCCCAACTAGATTTCCAAGCCAAG GTGAGGAATCTTGGTAAAATTCGGCAACCTCATCTGGTTGCTATGTTGGGCTTTTGCTCTGAGCCCAAATGCTTAGTATTGGAATACATGAACAATGGCAGCTTGGAAGAAATGCTATTTTGCAAGAGCAAAAACCGGGTCTTAAGTTGGCGTGATTGCATAAGGATAGCCATAGAAGTTTGCTCAGGGTTGGGCTTTCTAAATGCAGCTCAGCCCAAGCCCATTGTTCATTGTCATCCTTCTCCATCCAAAATCCTCCTAGATTGCAATCTTGTTGCAAAAATAACAGGTTTTGGGCTTCATGGGTGCAGTGAAGAGTGTAATGATAATTCATCAGATATGAAGGCAATAGGGGTTTTATTGCAAAATCTATTgaatggaagaagaaatttGGTGACAATGGATACAGAGGCTTGTTTTGATGAGATTGGTGAGCAATGGCCATTTGATGTGGCAAGAGATGTTATGGGCTTAGCTATGCGGTGCATGTCCATGAATTGTGAGCCCAATGGAGAAATGAGCATAACAAGAGTCGTGGAGGAGCTCAATGAGATCAGAAAAAAGGGTGATGACATGGTTGCTAGGGAAGGATGGAGGAATATAAATGGGGGAAACGTACATGGACAAGATTCTACCCATGTGCCTAGTGTTTTCATTTGCCCTATCCTTCAG AGAATAATGAAAAATCCACATATAGCAGCAGATGGATTTTCTTATGAGCTAGAAGCAATAGAAGAGTGGTTGCAATCGGGGCATGACATATCACCCAAAAACCTGAAGCTGAAGCACAAATTACTTACCCCTAATCATACCCTCCGTTCCCTAATTGAGGACTGGCAAGGCAAGAGATCAGCTAAAGttgcaaattaa
- the LOC114394666 gene encoding putative U-box domain-containing protein 50 isoform X2 — protein MDATETEKIYVAVGYDIVDGFQTLSWAMKKWNSHPCSIVILHVNYNTSKKYVPTLLGKLPAKGASEKILERIRKHEQRIIQKLLSKYIALCDNVPAETLEVEKFDEPMEKRTIDLIHGLGITKLIMGFSFMKPSLKSEVDVNGLFYVNQHKPPFCELFVIFGGKQVTPRVKNDEIIMEDDNGFKIASMRDKINCIDWLERMFFDKTIDTQHRSSCAPSSSSTNFEPYLNQNEWKFSFQEIENYAQELMSLNLEEGSSGQDNHVSHFNPIEPYVKERNSSNNMSAAENIDILKDKVNEAYRTIQLKRKEDEANWERHEKAEWAIYLCNRREEELEYLIKEEVTRKEELRKDLDAEKEQFHKIKMDIEDSKKKLSLVAEQQSELLNRLHIYTLAVPQAETKLGKALAEKTEMLMEMDGLRKQRNAMNRSIEFFQRKRCHKNECRLIEKGCGLREYTKEEITLATQNFSEQMRLKSDGNWTNVYRGQINHSTVAIKMLNHVPDLSQLDFQAKVRNLGKIRQPHLVAMLGFCSEPKCLVLEYMNNGSLEEMLFCKSKNRVLSWRDCIRIAIEVCSGLGFLNAAQPKPIVHCHPSPSKILLDCNLVAKITGFGLHGCSEECNDNSSDMKAIGVLLQNLLNGRRNLVTMDTEACFDEIGEQWPFDVARDVMGLAMRCMSMNCEPNGEMSITRVVEELNEIRKKGDDMVAREGWRNINGGNVHGQDSTHVPSVFICPILQRIMKNPHIAADGFSYELEAIEEWLQSGHDISPKNLKLKHKLLTPNHTLRSLIEDWQGKRSAKVAN, from the exons ATGGATGCAACCGAGACAGAAAAAATCTACGTTGCAGTTGGCTATGATATTGTAGATGGATTTCAAACTTTGAGTTGGGCGATGAAGAAATGGAATTCCCATCCTTGCTCTATTGTCATTCTTCATGTGAATTACAACACTTCCAAGAAATATGTTCCCACACTCC TCGGAAAACTCCCTGCAAAAGGCGCGTCTGAAAAGATACTGGAACGTATCCGGAAACATGAGCAAAGGATAATCCAGAAGCTCCTTTCCAAGTATATAGCTTTATGTGACAAT GTGCCAGCTGAAACACTTGAAGTTGAGAAATTTGATGAGCCAATGGAAAAGCGCACTATAGACTTGATCCATGGTCTAGGAATAACGAAATTGATCATGGGATTTTCATTCATGAAGCCTTCCTT GAAATCGGAAGTTGACGTTAACGGATTGTTCTACGTTAATCAGCACAAGCCACCCTTTTGTGAGTTGTTCGTTATCTTTGGAGGGAAACAAGTTACACCTCGAGTGAAGAATGACGAGATAATCATGGAGGATGATAATGGGTTCAAGATTGCCAGCATGAGAGATAAGATAAATTGTATAGATTGGCTAGAGAGAATGTTCTTTGATAAAACCATTGACACCCAACATAGAAGTTCTTGCGcaccatcatcatcttcaacaaaTTTCGAGCCGTATCTTAACCAAAACGAATGGAAATTTAGtttccaagaaattgaaaattatgCGCAGGAGTTAATGTCTTTAAATTTGGAGGAAGGAAGTTCTGGCCAAGACAACCATGTTTCCCACTTTAACCCAATTGAGCCATATGTCAAAGAACGTAACAGTTCGAATAACATG AGTGCCGCAGAAAATATTGACATACTCAAAGATAAAGTGAATGAAGCTTACAGAACCatccaattaaaaaggaaagaagacgAGGCCAATTGGGAGAGACATGAAAAAGCTGAATGGGCTATTTATTTGTGTAACCGTCGG GAAGAAGAACTTGAATATCTAATAAAGGAAGAAGTGACAAGAAAGGAAGAACTGAGGAAGGATCTGGATGCAGAAAAAGAACaatttcacaaaattaaaatggatattGAGGATAGCAAGAAAAAGCTTAGTTTAGTGGCAGAGCAACAATCAGAGCTCCTAAACAGGCTTCATATTTACACATTGGCAGTGCCACAAGCTGAAACCAAACTAGGGAAGGCATTGGCTGAAAAGACAGAGATGCTTATGGAGATGGATGGTCTAAGGAAACAAAGGAATGCAATGAATAGAAGCATTGAATTTTTTCAGAGAAAAAGATGCCACAAGAATGAGTGTAGGCTGATAGAAAAGGGTTGTGGTTTGAGGGAGTACACAAAGGAGGAGATCACCTTAGCCACCCAAAACTTTTCAGAGCAAATGAGGTTGAAATCGGATGGGAATTGGACCAATGTGTACAGAGGACAAATTAATCATTCCACTGTTGCAATCAAGATGCTCAATCATGTTCCTGACTTGTCCCAACTAGATTTCCAAGCCAAG GTGAGGAATCTTGGTAAAATTCGGCAACCTCATCTGGTTGCTATGTTGGGCTTTTGCTCTGAGCCCAAATGCTTAGTATTGGAATACATGAACAATGGCAGCTTGGAAGAAATGCTATTTTGCAAGAGCAAAAACCGGGTCTTAAGTTGGCGTGATTGCATAAGGATAGCCATAGAAGTTTGCTCAGGGTTGGGCTTTCTAAATGCAGCTCAGCCCAAGCCCATTGTTCATTGTCATCCTTCTCCATCCAAAATCCTCCTAGATTGCAATCTTGTTGCAAAAATAACAGGTTTTGGGCTTCATGGGTGCAGTGAAGAGTGTAATGATAATTCATCAGATATGAAGGCAATAGGGGTTTTATTGCAAAATCTATTgaatggaagaagaaatttGGTGACAATGGATACAGAGGCTTGTTTTGATGAGATTGGTGAGCAATGGCCATTTGATGTGGCAAGAGATGTTATGGGCTTAGCTATGCGGTGCATGTCCATGAATTGTGAGCCCAATGGAGAAATGAGCATAACAAGAGTCGTGGAGGAGCTCAATGAGATCAGAAAAAAGGGTGATGACATGGTTGCTAGGGAAGGATGGAGGAATATAAATGGGGGAAACGTACATGGACAAGATTCTACCCATGTGCCTAGTGTTTTCATTTGCCCTATCCTTCAG AGAATAATGAAAAATCCACATATAGCAGCAGATGGATTTTCTTATGAGCTAGAAGCAATAGAAGAGTGGTTGCAATCGGGGCATGACATATCACCCAAAAACCTGAAGCTGAAGCACAAATTACTTACCCCTAATCATACCCTCCGTTCCCTAATTGAGGACTGGCAAGGCAAGAGATCAGCTAAAGttgcaaattaa
- the LOC114397500 gene encoding nucleobase-ascorbate transporter 11-like, whose protein sequence is METGSSSEFLDRGKAMRDGTGKRHDVSDAKVEPFVPRSDHNPKELKSWAKRTGFVSDYSGEAGTSANENFDSVGFDVKSVDDQREGGSSPTIEIDPVLGLARPNRDNEIEPVFVSKHRVIRGENDRVLRSKDVWNGAVGSQNQRRKIGDEPGLALAGDGDKKVGLRGNGDANGMTVSTNHDSNSHGVSAVAPLPEQKKEEEGVAEGDVKVNLFPEGEESSGREWQGSSGLKYSITENPGLVPLIYYGLQHYLSLVGSLVLIPLIMVPTMGGTDNDTANVISTMLFLSGITTILHSYFGTRLPLVQGSSFVYLAPALVIINAEEFRNLTHHKFRHIMRELQGAIIVGSIFQCILGLSGLMSLLLRIINPIVVAPTVAAVGLAFFSYGFPQAGTCIEISIPQIALVLLFTLHLRGISIFGHHTFRIYAVPLSVTLTWIYASFLTAGGAYNYKGCNPNIPSSNILTDACRKHAYTMKHCRTDISNALLTSAWLRIPYPLQWGFPIFHFRTCIIMTVVSLVASVDSVGTYHSTSLQVNLRPPTPGVVSRGIALEGFCSILAGLWGSGTGSTTLTENVHTIDTTKVASRRVVELGAAFMILFSFMGKVGALIASIPQGLAASVLCFIWALIAALGLSNLQYGQCTSFRNMTIVGVSLFLGLSIPAYFQQYKPQTSLILPAYLVPYGAASSGPFHSGNKQLDFAINALMSLNMVITLLVAFILDNTVPGSKQERGVYIWSRAEDIATDPSLQSAYSLPKKIARCFRWAKCLGV, encoded by the exons ATGGAAACCGGGTCGAGTTCGGAGTTCTTAGATAGGGGAAAGGCTATGAGGGATGGCACTGGCAAGAGACATGATGTTAGTGATGCAAAAGTTGAGCCCTTTGTGCCAAGAAGTGATCACAATCCTAAAGAGTTGAAGTCATGGGCAAAGAGAACTGGGTTTGTGTCTGATTACTCTGGGGAAGCTGGGACTAGTGCTAATGAGAATTTTGATAGTGTTGGGTTTGATGTGAAGAGTGTTGATGATCAGAGAGAAGGAGGGTCCTCTCCCACGATAGAGATTGATCCGGTGCTGGGGTTGGCAAGGCCTAATCGGGACAATGAGATTGAGCCGGTTTTTGTGTCCAAGCATCGAGTCATAAGGGGTGAGAATGATAGAGTTTTGAGGTCAAAGGATGTGTGGAATGGAGCAGTGGGGAGCCAAAACCAGAGAAGGAAAATTGGGGATGAGCCTGGTTTGGCTTTGGCTGGTGATGGTGACAAGAAAGTTGGGTTAAGAGGGAATGGTGATGCTAATGGAATGACGGTGAGCACGAATCATGATAGTAATAGCCATGGAGTTTCTGCGGTTGCTCCTTTGCCAGAGCAGAAGAAGGAAGAGGAAGGGGTAGCTGAAGGAGATGTTAAGGTGAATCTGTTTCCGGAGggggaggaatcttctggaagAGAGTGGCAGGGATCATCTGGATTGAAGTACAGTATCACAGAAAATCCGGGTCTTG TACCTCTTATCTATTACGGCCTGCAGCACTACCTATCATTGGTTGGCTCGCTAGTATTAATCCCATTAATCATGGTACCAACCATGGGTGGAACAGAT AACGATACTGCTAATGTAATTTCGACAATGCTGTTTCTTTCTGGCATCACAACGATACTGCATTCCTACTTTGGCACCCGACTACCTTTAGTTCAAGGGAGCTCATTTGTGTATTTGGCACCGGCATTGGTTATCATAAATGCTGAAGAATTTCGAAATCTTACACATCAC AAATTTAGGCACATAATGAGGGAACTCCAGGGAGCTATAATTGTTGGCTCAATATTCCAATGTATCCTGGGACTTAGTGGTTTGATGTCTCTTCTTCTCAG GATAATCAACCCAATTGTGGTGGCTCCAACTGTTGCTGCTGTAGGTTTAGCATTCTTCAGCTACGGCTTTCCACAAGCTGGAACATGCATAGAAATTAGCATTCCGCAGATAGCATTAGTTCTATTATTCACACTG CATCTTCGAGGAATATCTATTTTTGGACACCACACATTTCGAATTTATGCT GTTCCCTTGAGTGTTACATTAACTTGGATATATGCGTCCTTTTTAACAGCTGGGGGAGCTTATAACTACAAAGGATGCAATCCCAATATCCCAAGTTCAAACATTTTGACTGATGCATGCAGAAAGCATGCTTATACCATGAAACATTGCAGGACTGATATATCCAACGCACTGTTAACTTCTGCATGGCTCAGAATTCCTTACCCTTTACAGTGGGGTTTTCCTATTTTCCATTTTAGGACTTGCATAATCATGACCGTAGTGTCGCTGGTTGCCTCTGTGGATTCA GTTGGAACTTATCATTCTACATCACTGCAAGTCAATTTGAGGCCTCCAACTCCAGGAGTTGTGAGCCGAGGAATTGCATTGGAGGGTTTCTGTAGTATATTGGCTGGTCTTTGGGGTTCCGGAACTGGATCAACCACCTTGACAGAAAATGTTCACACAATTGACACAACAAAGGTGGCAAGTCGGAGGGTGGTGGAACTTGGAGCAGCTTTCATGATTCTCTTCTCCTTTATGG GAAAAGTGGGTGCTCTTATTGCTTCCATTCCACAGGGCTTGGCTGCTTCTGTACTGTGTTTCATTTGGGCTCTTATAGCAGCTTTGGGCCTTTCAAACTTACAGTATGGTCAATGTACCAGCTTCAGGAACATGACAATAGTTGGTGTTTCGTTGTTCCTTGGTCTATCAATCCCTGCCTATTTTCAACAATACAAGCCTCAAACCAGTCTGATACTGCCTGCTTACCTGGTACCTTATGGGGCTGCATCTAGTGGACCATTCCATTCTGGCAATAAACAA CTTGATTTTGCAATCAATGCTCTTATGTCCTTAAACATGGTGATTACACTTTTGGTGGCATTCATACTGGACAACACTGTCCCGGGAAGTAAACAAGAACGAGGGGTGTATATATGGTCACGAGCTGAAGATATTGCAACTGATCCTTCTCTGCAATCCGCATATTCTTTGCCAAAGAAAATTGCTAGGTGTTTCCGTTGGGCGAAATGTTTGGGAGTCTGA